Proteins encoded together in one Bradyrhizobium sp. CB82 window:
- a CDS encoding short-chain fatty acyl-CoA regulator family protein codes for MPAESGKKLFVGPRFRRIRQQLGLSQTQIAEGLGISPSYINLIERNQRPVTAQILLRLAETYDLDLRDLATADEDRFFAELNEIFSDPLFRQIDVPKQELRDLAELCPGVTHALQRLYAAYTEARQGETLAAAQMADRDVGTRYEANPVERVRELIETNRNYFPELEQAAESLRDELNVPAEGLYAALVARLREKHSVQTRIMPVDVMRETLRRFDRHRRQLLISELVDPPGRTFQLAFQLGLGECAQHLETIIGRAGPLDDAPRRLFRITLGNYFAAAVMMPYQPFLAAADALNYDIHVLAQRFNAGFEQVCHRLTTLQRPNARGIPFFLLRLDNAGNVSKRFSSGTFPFSKFGGTCPLWNVHSTFDTPDRLLKQVIELPDGTRYFSIAQMVRRPIAPHPLPQPRFAIGLGCEIRHASRLVYAAGMDLEKAEGTPIGVNCRLCERENCAQRAEPPITRTLILDETTRRVSSFAFSNAREL; via the coding sequence ATGCCCGCCGAATCCGGGAAGAAACTGTTCGTCGGTCCCCGTTTCCGCCGGATCCGGCAGCAATTAGGGCTGTCACAGACCCAGATCGCCGAGGGGCTCGGGATCTCGCCGAGCTACATCAACCTGATCGAGCGCAACCAGCGCCCGGTGACTGCCCAGATCCTGCTGCGGCTGGCCGAGACCTACGACCTCGATCTGCGCGACCTCGCCACCGCCGACGAGGACCGCTTCTTCGCCGAGCTGAACGAGATCTTTTCCGATCCGCTGTTCCGCCAGATCGACGTTCCCAAGCAGGAGCTGCGCGACCTCGCCGAGCTCTGCCCCGGCGTCACCCATGCGCTGCAGCGGCTCTACGCCGCCTATACCGAGGCGCGCCAGGGCGAGACGCTGGCGGCCGCGCAGATGGCCGACCGCGACGTCGGCACGCGCTATGAGGCCAATCCGGTCGAGCGCGTGCGCGAGCTGATCGAGACCAACCGCAACTATTTTCCGGAGCTCGAGCAGGCCGCAGAAAGCCTGCGCGACGAATTGAACGTCCCGGCCGAAGGGCTTTACGCAGCCCTCGTGGCACGCTTGCGCGAAAAACATTCGGTTCAGACCCGCATCATGCCCGTCGACGTGATGCGCGAGACCTTGCGGCGCTTCGATCGCCATCGCCGCCAGCTCCTGATCTCCGAGCTCGTCGATCCGCCCGGCCGCACGTTCCAGCTTGCGTTCCAGCTCGGGCTCGGCGAATGCGCCCAGCATCTCGAAACCATCATCGGCCGCGCCGGGCCGCTGGACGATGCGCCGCGGCGCCTGTTCCGCATCACGCTCGGGAATTATTTCGCCGCCGCCGTGATGATGCCGTACCAGCCGTTCCTCGCGGCGGCCGATGCGTTGAACTACGACATTCACGTGCTGGCGCAGCGCTTCAATGCCGGATTCGAGCAGGTCTGCCATCGCCTCACCACGCTGCAACGGCCGAACGCGCGCGGTATCCCGTTCTTCCTGCTCCGCCTCGACAATGCCGGCAACGTCTCCAAGCGCTTTTCCTCCGGCACCTTCCCGTTCTCGAAATTCGGGGGCACGTGCCCTTTATGGAACGTGCATTCGACCTTCGACACGCCGGACCGGCTTCTGAAGCAGGTGATCGAGCTGCCGGACGGCACGCGCTACTTCTCGATCGCGCAGATGGTGCGCCGGCCCATTGCGCCCCACCCTCTTCCGCAGCCGCGCTTTGCCATTGGTCTCGGCTGCGAGATCCGCCACGCCTCGCGCCTCGTTTACGCCGCCGGCATGGATCTCGAGAAGGCCGAGGGCACGCCGATCGGCGTCAACTGCCGCCTCTGCGAGCGCGAAAACTGCGCCCAGCGCGCCGAGCCACCGATCACGCGAACGCTGATTCTGGATGAGACGACAAGACGGGTAAGCTCGTTCGCGTTCTCGAATGCGCGGGAGTTGTGA
- a CDS encoding antibiotic biosynthesis monooxygenase, whose amino-acid sequence MYAAIRQAKAKSGSAEELARRIKEGAVPIISDVDGFRAYYVVYAGDDTVTAISIFDKFEQAEEANRRAIAWIEKDLSSLLAGHASAAAGPVIVHTLA is encoded by the coding sequence ATGTATGCCGCCATCCGTCAGGCCAAGGCGAAAAGCGGGAGCGCGGAGGAGCTGGCGCGCCGCATCAAGGAAGGCGCCGTTCCGATCATCAGCGATGTCGACGGCTTCCGCGCCTATTACGTGGTCTATGCCGGCGACGACACGGTGACCGCGATCTCCATCTTCGACAAGTTCGAGCAGGCGGAGGAGGCGAACCGGCGCGCGATCGCCTGGATCGAGAAGGATCTGAGTTCGCTGCTCGCGGGCCATGCCAGTGCCGCCGCAGGCCCGGTGATCGTGCATACGCTGGCGTGA
- a CDS encoding tetratricopeptide repeat protein, whose protein sequence is MTRLTAPLLIVSGILVGLSLHTVVNCGDANEPDVCSAVIGFSPFCGSLIAFAYEGRGRIALRHGDAKRAVADFDQAIHLDPNRAATFRDRGQAHRQNGELDLAIADYNQAIALDPKLAASYSERGLALAARGDLDRAILSYNTAIRLAPNDAGTRVNRGLAFLASGRAEEARADFEAVLALPERPDGAAHQLARAKLGELGEPRPTNISAPLR, encoded by the coding sequence ATGACCAGATTAACCGCGCCATTGTTGATCGTGTCGGGCATTCTCGTCGGATTGTCGTTGCATACCGTCGTCAATTGCGGCGATGCCAACGAGCCCGACGTCTGCTCGGCCGTGATCGGCTTCAGCCCGTTCTGCGGCTCGCTGATCGCATTCGCCTATGAGGGGCGCGGCCGCATCGCGCTGCGGCACGGTGATGCCAAACGGGCGGTCGCGGATTTCGACCAGGCCATTCATCTCGACCCCAACCGCGCCGCCACCTTCCGCGACCGCGGCCAGGCACACCGGCAGAACGGCGAGCTCGATCTCGCGATCGCCGACTACAACCAGGCGATCGCGCTCGATCCGAAGCTGGCCGCGTCCTATTCCGAACGGGGCCTCGCGCTGGCGGCGAGGGGCGATCTCGACCGAGCGATCCTGAGCTACAACACCGCCATCCGCCTCGCGCCCAATGATGCGGGCACGCGCGTCAATCGCGGCCTCGCATTTCTCGCGAGCGGACGAGCCGAGGAAGCCCGCGCCGATTTCGAGGCCGTCCTCGCGCTTCCGGAGCGCCCCGACGGCGCCGCCCATCAGCTCGCCCGCGCCAAGCTCGGTGAACTCGGCGAGCCAAGGCCGACCAACATCTCCGCGCCGCTGCGGTGA
- the htpX gene encoding zinc metalloprotease HtpX produces the protein MNYFRTALLLAGLTALFMGVGYLIGGATGAMIALVIAAATNLFTYWNSDRMVLSMYGAHEVDRASAPELVGLVAELAGRAGLPMPRVFVMDEAQPNAFATGRNPQNAAVAVTTGLMHQLSREELAGVIAHELAHVKNHDTLLMTITATIAGAISMLAQFGMFFGGHRDSNSGPGIVGSILMMILAPLGAMLVQMAISRTREYAADDLGGRIVGQPMWLASALVKIENAAHQVPNFEAERNPATAHMFIINPLSGHGVDNLFATHPSTQNRIDALQQLAAELGANAAPSLGANENYPPQSPWGRSSSRGPWG, from the coding sequence ATGAACTATTTCCGTACCGCTTTGCTGCTCGCAGGCCTGACCGCCCTGTTCATGGGCGTCGGCTATCTCATCGGCGGCGCCACCGGGGCCATGATCGCGCTGGTGATCGCGGCGGCGACCAATCTCTTCACCTACTGGAACTCCGACCGCATGGTGCTCTCGATGTACGGCGCCCATGAGGTCGACCGCGCCAGCGCGCCGGAACTGGTCGGCCTCGTCGCCGAGCTTGCGGGCCGTGCGGGGCTACCGATGCCGCGCGTGTTCGTAATGGACGAGGCACAGCCCAACGCGTTCGCCACGGGCCGCAATCCGCAGAATGCCGCGGTCGCCGTCACCACCGGCTTGATGCATCAGCTCAGCCGCGAGGAGCTCGCCGGCGTGATCGCGCATGAGCTCGCGCACGTCAAAAACCACGACACGCTGCTCATGACCATCACCGCGACGATTGCCGGCGCGATCTCGATGCTGGCGCAGTTCGGCATGTTCTTCGGCGGCCATCGCGACAGCAATTCCGGCCCCGGCATCGTCGGCTCGATCCTGATGATGATCCTCGCGCCGTTGGGCGCCATGCTGGTGCAGATGGCGATCAGCCGCACCCGCGAATATGCCGCTGACGATCTCGGCGGACGCATCGTCGGCCAGCCGATGTGGCTCGCATCCGCGCTGGTCAAGATCGAGAATGCTGCGCATCAGGTGCCGAATTTCGAGGCCGAGCGCAATCCTGCGACGGCGCACATGTTCATCATCAATCCGCTGTCGGGGCATGGCGTCGACAATCTCTTCGCTACCCATCCCTCGACGCAGAACCGTATCGACGCGCTCCAGCAGCTCGCGGCCGAGCTCGGCGCGAACGCGGCGCCATCGCTCGGCGCCAACGAAAACTATCCGCCGCAAAGTCCGTGGGGCCGCTCGTCCTCGCGCGGACCGTGGGGATGA
- a CDS encoding HlyD family secretion protein, whose amino-acid sequence MMDRSRTASVDDTSAHNTKSDAKSLQQTLHEELHTHEEHSLGPDARAEPPEPTRRWLHLRRGVKFAAGLAIVAVFGWLPLRAMWQNSSVEAVLNSRLVTLRAPIGGRVAAAAPLKDQARLEAGTIVLRVANSRSDRTRLDDLRRQKSRLENERPSVAAKLATAQAAQADLARQAAQFRDGRVLQLEARIAEIQTSIEAAAARREEASAAADRASSLAKTGNVSTVELARLTRELSVAQQTELGAHKRLDAAKVELTAAKAGSFLGDSYNDRPSSVQREEEMRQRAHDLKADLSRIDTEITWLGNEINTEEIRFADLSEADIKTPVAGRVWEMMTSPGEDVQAGQPLLKVLDCSGAVITANVTESVYNRLQLGDHATFEPNDGAEPIAGTVVNLTGAAGAPANLAINPDALSKEPYRVTVAIGDAAAHGCTVGRTGRVVFGRNETTP is encoded by the coding sequence ATGATGGACCGCTCTCGCACCGCTTCCGTCGACGACACCTCCGCTCACAACACGAAAAGTGACGCCAAGAGCCTGCAACAGACCTTGCACGAGGAGCTGCACACCCATGAGGAACACAGCCTCGGACCGGATGCGCGGGCGGAGCCTCCGGAGCCGACTCGGCGCTGGCTCCATCTGCGGCGCGGCGTGAAATTCGCCGCAGGACTTGCCATTGTCGCAGTGTTCGGCTGGCTGCCGCTGCGCGCAATGTGGCAGAATTCCAGCGTCGAGGCCGTGCTGAACTCCCGCCTCGTCACGCTGCGCGCGCCGATCGGGGGGCGCGTGGCCGCCGCCGCTCCGCTCAAGGACCAGGCCAGACTCGAGGCCGGCACCATCGTGCTGCGTGTGGCCAACTCGCGCAGCGATCGCACGCGGCTCGATGATCTCCGGCGGCAGAAGTCGCGCCTTGAGAACGAGCGGCCGAGCGTCGCCGCCAAGCTCGCCACGGCGCAGGCCGCGCAAGCGGACCTCGCGCGGCAGGCCGCACAGTTCCGGGACGGGCGCGTGCTCCAGCTCGAAGCGCGCATCGCCGAGATCCAGACCTCGATCGAGGCGGCCGCAGCGCGGCGGGAGGAGGCCAGCGCCGCCGCCGACCGCGCCTCGTCGCTGGCGAAAACCGGTAACGTCTCCACCGTCGAGCTCGCGCGGCTGACGCGCGAGCTTTCGGTGGCGCAGCAGACCGAGCTCGGCGCACACAAGCGCCTCGATGCGGCAAAGGTCGAGCTGACCGCGGCGAAAGCCGGATCGTTCCTCGGCGACAGCTACAACGACCGGCCGAGCTCGGTGCAGCGCGAGGAGGAGATGCGCCAGCGCGCGCACGATCTTAAGGCCGATCTTTCGCGCATCGATACCGAGATCACCTGGCTCGGCAACGAGATCAACACCGAGGAGATCCGCTTCGCCGATCTATCCGAGGCCGACATCAAGACCCCGGTCGCAGGCCGCGTCTGGGAGATGATGACCTCGCCGGGCGAGGACGTGCAGGCCGGCCAGCCCCTGCTCAAGGTGCTCGATTGCAGCGGCGCCGTCATCACGGCCAACGTCACCGAGAGCGTCTATAACCGCCTGCAGCTCGGCGACCATGCCACGTTCGAGCCAAATGATGGCGCCGAGCCGATCGCCGGCACCGTCGTCAATCTGACCGGCGCCGCCGGCGCGCCGGCCAATCTCGCCATCAATCCCGATGCGCTGAGCAAGGAACCCTATCGCGTGACGGTGGCGATCGGCGATGCCGCCGCGCACGGCTGCACGGTGGGACGGACCGGCCGCGTCGTCTTTGGCCGCAACGAGACCACGCCATGA